One region of Eulemur rufifrons isolate Redbay chromosome 1, OSU_ERuf_1, whole genome shotgun sequence genomic DNA includes:
- the PROC gene encoding LOW QUALITY PROTEIN: vitamin K-dependent protein C (The sequence of the model RefSeq protein was modified relative to this genomic sequence to represent the inferred CDS: inserted 2 bases in 2 codons), which yields MAAGGRTCSLSMTHPSFTLATNTQEQPLHAASAWGCRQSSSWGXCWELKSPPQTGAXMWQLASLLLFVATWGISSTPAPPDSVFSSSQRAHQVLRVKRANSFLEELRPSSLERECTEEICDFEEAKEIFQNVEDTLAFWSKYVDGDQCAARPLEHQCASPCCGHGTCTDGIGGFSCDCGQGWEGRFCQHEVNFSNCSVDNGGCAHYCSEVEGGRRCSCAPGYKLGDDHLQCQPAVKFPCGRLWKRMDKKRNYFKRDTEDRADQVDPRLVNGKLTKQGDSPWQVVLLDSKKQLACGAVLIHPSWVLTAAHCMEVSRKLIVRLGEYDLRRWENLEVDLGIKEVLIHPNYSRSTTDNDIALLRLDRPATLSQNIVPICLPDSGLAERELTQAGQETVVTGWGYKSSREKDTKRNRTFILNFIKIPVVPRHKCMQVMSNMISENMLCAGILGDRRDACEGDSGGPMVTSFRGTWFLVGLVSWGEGCGHLHNYGVYTKVSRYLDWIHSHIRDKEASPKGQVP from the exons ATGGCGGCAGGAGGCAGAACTTGCAGTCTCTCCATGACCCACCCCT CTTTCACCCTGGCAACCAACACACAGGAACAGCCCCTTCATGCGGCTTCTGCTTGGGGGTGCAGGCAGagcagcagctggg gctgcTGGGAGCTCAAAAGTCCTCCTCAGACAGGTG GAATGTGGCAGCTCGCGAGCCTCCTGCTGTTCGTGGCCACCTGGGGAATTTCCAGCACACCAGCTCCTCCTG ACTCGGTGTTCTCCAGCAGCCAGCGTGCCCACCAGGTGCTGCGGGTCAAACGCGCCAACAGCTTCCTGGAGGAGCTCCGGCCCAGCAGCCTGGAGCGGGAGTGCACGGAGGAGATCTGTGACTTCGAGGAGGCCAAGGAGATTTTCCAAAACGTGGAAGACACA CTGGCCTTCTGGTCCAAGTACGTCG ACGGTGACCAGTGCGCGGCCAGGCCCTTGGAGCACCAGTGCGCTAGCCCGTGCTGCGGGCACGGCACGTGCACCGACGGCATCGGTGGCTTCAGCTGCGACTGcggccagggctgggagggccgCTTCTGCCAGCACG AGGTGAACTTCTCCAACTGCTCGGTGGACAACGGTGGCTGCGCGCACTACTGCTCCGAGGTGGAGGGCGGGCGCCGCTGCAGCTGCGCGCCGGGCTACAAGCTGGGGGACGACCACCTGCAGTGCCAGCCCGCGG TGAAGTTCCCCTGTGGGAGGCTCTGGAAACGAATGGACAAGAAGCGCAATTACTTTAAACGTGACACAGA AGATAGAGCAGACCAAGTGGACCCGCGGCTCGTCAACGGGAAGCTGACCAAACAGGGAGACAGCCCCTGGCAG GTGGTCCTGTTGGACTCAAAGAAGCAGCTGGCCTGCGGGGCAGTGCTCATCCACCCCTCCTGGGTGCTGACGGCGGCCCACTGCATGGAGGTCTCCAGGAAGCTCATTGTCAGGCTTG GGGAGTATGACCTGCGGCGCTGGGAGAATTTGGAGGTGGATCTGGGCATCAAGGAGGTCCTCATCCACCCCAACTACAGCAGGAGCACCACTGACAATGACATCGCGCTGCTCCGCCTGGACAGGCCGGCCACCCTCTCACAGAACATCGTGCCCATTTGCCTCCCGGACAGCGGCCTTGCAGAGCGCGAGCTCACTCAGGCTGGCCAGGAGACTGTGGTGACCGGCTGGGGCTACAAGAGCAGCCGAGAGAAAGACACCAAGAGAAACCGCACCTTCATCCTCAACTTTATCAAGATTCCTGTGGTCCCGCGCCACAAGTGCATGCAGGTCATGAGCAACATGATCTCTGAGAACATGCTGTGTGCGGGCATCCTCGGGGACCGGCGGGACGCCTGTGAGGGTGACAGTGGGGGGCCCATGGTCACCTCCTTCCGAGGCACCTGGTTCCTGGTGGGCCTGGTGAGCTGGGGTGAAGGCTGCGGCCACCTCCACAACTACGGCGTGTACACCAAAGTCAGCCGCTACCTCGACTGGATCCACAGCCACATCAGGGACAAGGAGGCCTCCCCCAAGGGCCAGGTGCCCTAG